A single genomic interval of Lathyrus oleraceus cultivar Zhongwan6 chromosome 7, CAAS_Psat_ZW6_1.0, whole genome shotgun sequence harbors:
- the LOC127107262 gene encoding IRK-interacting protein: MASSSSSSTSSISSPSSSKSPPLISSRHSPQFTPIQEEHEFDEYSNENRSQSRRTTPTNSTTPNHNHNHNHHHHLHHIHHPPTPIVNKNTKNHKKKRSETDQEDGSVSCNKCRPHSRDKIFILPYDQTNSGNRSYSSLLASPNGIFKSIVSKLTRKSPMSATTNNSNNNEEQWKMAVSELSHKLVQATRKRDEALQEASRLMNSMSELEKKLNKLEIYCHGLKSGLEECNINSNNTNSTVANSSVSQKNIYHHHVLQDTDNNVVQHFLVSVSEARSSVRLLSRSLTMQLRHTGNKVYEKVSSLLQPYDIKISFSKNPRSLLFYLEALLNKTFFEDFESIAFQKNGCNRILNPMERCESSYTSFNMIHGLTWDEVLSKGTRHFSEDFSRFCDRKMSEIVAMLGWNRAWSEPLLQAFFVASKSVWMVHLLANSVHPSLTIFRVDKGVNYDSVYMEDMGGDKSSRLVPNMVRIMVAPGFYVYGSAVKCKVLCRYLTNSNINNNNNGSNKQDKGLTPSP; this comes from the exons AtggcttcttcttcttcatcttctaCTTCTTCAatttcttctccttcttcttccaAATCTCCTCCTTTAATCTCTTCTCGCCATTCTCCACAATTCACTCCT ATTCAAGAAGAACATGAATTTGATGAATACAGCAATGAAAACCGAAGCCAGAGTAGAAGAACAACACCAACAAATTCAACAACACCGaatcataatcataatcataatcatcatcatcatcttcatcatattCATCATCCACCAACACCAATCGTTAACAAAAACACGAAAAATCACAAGAAGAAACGTTCTGAAACCGATCAAGAAGACGGTTCGGTTTCATGCAATAAATGCAGACCACATTCTCGCGACAAAATCTTCATTCTTCCATATGATCAAACCAATAGCGGTAACAGAAGCTATTCATCTTTGTTAGCAAGTCCAAATGGGATTTTCAAATCCATTGTTTCAAAGCTAACGAGAAAAAGTCCAATGTCAGCAACAACAAATAACAGTAACAATAACGAAGAACAATGGAAAATGGCAGTTTCAGAACTCTCTCACAAGCTTGTTCAAGCTACAAGGAAAAgagatgaagctcttcaagaaGCTTCAAGGCTCATGAATTCAATGTCTGAGTTAGAGAAAAAACTCAACAAACTCGAAATCTATTGCCACGGTTTGAAATCTGGTCTTGAAGAATGCAATATCAATAGCAACAACACAAACAGTACTGTTGCTAATTCATCGGTTTCTCAGAAAAATATTTATCACCATCATGTTCTTCAAGACACCGACAACAACGTTGTACAACATTTCTTGGTGTCGGTTTCCGAAGCAAGATCTTCCGTGAGGCTTCTAAGTCGTTCATTAACAATGCAACTTCGACACACCGGAAACAAAGTATACGAAAAAGTTTCATCACTTTTACAACCCTATGATATAAAAATCTCGTTTTCGAAGAATCCAAGAAGTTTGCTTTTCTACCTAGAAGCACTTTTGAACAAGACATTCTTCGAGGATTTTGAGTCAATAGCTTTTCAAAAGAACGGTTGTAACAGAATCCTAAACCCAATGGAAAGATGTGAGTCAAGTTACACTTCATTCAACATGATTCATGGCTTAACATGGGACGAAGTATTGAGCAAGGGAACGAGACATTTTAGCGAAGATTTTAGTCGATTTTGCGACAGAAAAATGAGTGAGATTGTTGCTATGTTGGGTTGGAATAGAGCTTGGTCGGAACCACTATTGCAAGCTTTCTTTGTTGCTTCAAAAAGTGTTTGGATGGTTCATTTGTTGGCGAATTCAGTTCATCCAAGTTTAACAATTTTTAGAGTTGATAAAGGTGTGAATTATGATTCTGTTTACATGGAAGATATGGGTGGAGACAAATCTTCAAGGTTGGTACCAAACATGGTTAGGATAATGGTTGCACCTGGTTTTTATGTCTATGGTAGTGCTGTTAAATGTAAGGTTCTTTGCAGGTACTTGACAAATtccaacatcaacaacaacaacaatggTAGTAACAAACAAGACAAAGGTTTAACACCATCACCTTAA